In one Amaranthus tricolor cultivar Red isolate AtriRed21 chromosome 8, ASM2621246v1, whole genome shotgun sequence genomic region, the following are encoded:
- the LOC130820445 gene encoding 2-phytyl-1,4-beta-naphthoquinone methyltransferase, chloroplastic isoform X2 — protein sequence MALLQFPLLLNFRSSPSPGISFTRGRDFKIRCSNERQALFNRIAPVYDNLNDLLSLGQHRVWKRMAVSWSGAKGGDTVLDICCGSGDLAFLLSEKVGVDGQVLGLDFSREQLLIASSRQQERSSACYKNIEWLQGDALNLPFPNDTFDAITMGYGLRNVTDKERAVQEIFRVLKPGCKVSILDFNKSNQPVTGLIQEWMIDNVVVPAATVYGLADEYKYLKSSIQEFLTGKELEQLALAIGFSDAKFYEIAGGLMGNLVATC from the exons ATGGCTTTACTGCAATTCCCACTACTACTAAATTTCCGCTCATCTCCTTCACCGGGAATTTCATTTACCCGCGGCCGGGATTTCAAAATCCGATGTTCCAATGAACGTCAGGCGCTTTTTAACCGCATTGCTCCTGTTTATGATAAC TTGAATGATTTGCTGAGTCTGGGACAACACCGTGTTTGGAAACGTATGGCTGTTTCATGGAGCGG GGCGAAGGGAGGGGATACTGTGTTGGACATTTGCTGTGGAAGTGGGGATTTGGCATTTCTTTTGTCTGAAAAAGTTGGCGTTGATGGGcag GTGCTTGGTTTGGATTTTTCGAGGGAACAATTGTTAATTGCCTCATCACGACAGCAAGAGAGGTCAAGTGCTTGCTACAAGAACATAGA GTGGCTGCAAGGTGATGCACTTAATTTACCATTCCCTAATGATACTTTTGATGCCATCACTATGGGCTATGGATTGAGGAATGTTACAGATAAAGAAAGGGCTGTACAAGAGATTTTCCGAGTTCTTAAACCAG GGTGTAAGGTTTCTATCCTTGATTTTAATAAAAGCAACCAACCAGTCACTGGATTGATACAG GAATGGATGATAGACAATGTGGTTGTTCCGGCTGCTACTGTCTATGGTCTGGCAGACGAGTACAAATACCTGAAAAGCTCAATTCAGGAATTTCTGACTG GAAAGGAATTGGAGCAGCTTGCTCTTGCCATTGGATTTTCAGATGCCAAGTTTTACGAGATTGCTGGTGGACTGATGGGTAATTTGGTGGCTACTTGCTAA
- the LOC130820445 gene encoding 2-phytyl-1,4-beta-naphthoquinone methyltransferase, chloroplastic isoform X4, with translation MALLQFPLLLNFRSSPSPGISFTRGRDFKIRCSNERQALFNRIAPVYDNLNDLLSLGQHRVWKRMAVSWSGAKGGDTVLDICCGSGDLAFLLSEKVGVDGQVLGLDFSREQLLIASSRQQERSSACYKNIEWLQGDALNLPFPNDTFDAITMGYGLRNVTDKERAVQEIFRVLKPGCKVSILDFNKSNQPVTGLIQERNWSSLLLPLDFQMPSFTRLLVD, from the exons ATGGCTTTACTGCAATTCCCACTACTACTAAATTTCCGCTCATCTCCTTCACCGGGAATTTCATTTACCCGCGGCCGGGATTTCAAAATCCGATGTTCCAATGAACGTCAGGCGCTTTTTAACCGCATTGCTCCTGTTTATGATAAC TTGAATGATTTGCTGAGTCTGGGACAACACCGTGTTTGGAAACGTATGGCTGTTTCATGGAGCGG GGCGAAGGGAGGGGATACTGTGTTGGACATTTGCTGTGGAAGTGGGGATTTGGCATTTCTTTTGTCTGAAAAAGTTGGCGTTGATGGGcag GTGCTTGGTTTGGATTTTTCGAGGGAACAATTGTTAATTGCCTCATCACGACAGCAAGAGAGGTCAAGTGCTTGCTACAAGAACATAGA GTGGCTGCAAGGTGATGCACTTAATTTACCATTCCCTAATGATACTTTTGATGCCATCACTATGGGCTATGGATTGAGGAATGTTACAGATAAAGAAAGGGCTGTACAAGAGATTTTCCGAGTTCTTAAACCAG GGTGTAAGGTTTCTATCCTTGATTTTAATAAAAGCAACCAACCAGTCACTGGATTGATACAG GAAAGGAATTGGAGCAGCTTGCTCTTGCCATTGGATTTTCAGATGCCAAGTTTTACGAGATTGCTGGTGGACTGA
- the LOC130820445 gene encoding 2-phytyl-1,4-beta-naphthoquinone methyltransferase, chloroplastic isoform X3 encodes MAVSWSGAKGGDTVLDICCGSGDLAFLLSEKVGVDGQVLGLDFSREQLLIASSRQQERSSACYKNIEWLQGDALNLPFPNDTFDAITMGYGLRNVTDKERAVQEIFRVLKPGCKVSILDFNKSNQPVTGLIQVVALDAVINDANRRKEISRNIFIIIIQEWMIDNVVVPAATVYGLADEYKYLKSSIQEFLTGKELEQLALAIGFSDAKFYEIAGGLMGNLVATC; translated from the exons ATGGCTGTTTCATGGAGCGG GGCGAAGGGAGGGGATACTGTGTTGGACATTTGCTGTGGAAGTGGGGATTTGGCATTTCTTTTGTCTGAAAAAGTTGGCGTTGATGGGcag GTGCTTGGTTTGGATTTTTCGAGGGAACAATTGTTAATTGCCTCATCACGACAGCAAGAGAGGTCAAGTGCTTGCTACAAGAACATAGA GTGGCTGCAAGGTGATGCACTTAATTTACCATTCCCTAATGATACTTTTGATGCCATCACTATGGGCTATGGATTGAGGAATGTTACAGATAAAGAAAGGGCTGTACAAGAGATTTTCCGAGTTCTTAAACCAG GGTGTAAGGTTTCTATCCTTGATTTTAATAAAAGCAACCAACCAGTCACTGGATTGATACAG GTTGTTGCTCTGGATGCAGTAATTAATGATGCAAATcgaagaaaagaaatttctcgtaatatttttattatcataatCCAGGAATGGATGATAGACAATGTGGTTGTTCCGGCTGCTACTGTCTATGGTCTGGCAGACGAGTACAAATACCTGAAAAGCTCAATTCAGGAATTTCTGACTG GAAAGGAATTGGAGCAGCTTGCTCTTGCCATTGGATTTTCAGATGCCAAGTTTTACGAGATTGCTGGTGGACTGATGGGTAATTTGGTGGCTACTTGCTAA
- the LOC130820445 gene encoding 2-phytyl-1,4-beta-naphthoquinone methyltransferase, chloroplastic isoform X1 gives MALLQFPLLLNFRSSPSPGISFTRGRDFKIRCSNERQALFNRIAPVYDNLNDLLSLGQHRVWKRMAVSWSGAKGGDTVLDICCGSGDLAFLLSEKVGVDGQVLGLDFSREQLLIASSRQQERSSACYKNIEWLQGDALNLPFPNDTFDAITMGYGLRNVTDKERAVQEIFRVLKPGCKVSILDFNKSNQPVTGLIQVVALDAVINDANRRKEISRNIFIIIIQEWMIDNVVVPAATVYGLADEYKYLKSSIQEFLTGKELEQLALAIGFSDAKFYEIAGGLMGNLVATC, from the exons ATGGCTTTACTGCAATTCCCACTACTACTAAATTTCCGCTCATCTCCTTCACCGGGAATTTCATTTACCCGCGGCCGGGATTTCAAAATCCGATGTTCCAATGAACGTCAGGCGCTTTTTAACCGCATTGCTCCTGTTTATGATAAC TTGAATGATTTGCTGAGTCTGGGACAACACCGTGTTTGGAAACGTATGGCTGTTTCATGGAGCGG GGCGAAGGGAGGGGATACTGTGTTGGACATTTGCTGTGGAAGTGGGGATTTGGCATTTCTTTTGTCTGAAAAAGTTGGCGTTGATGGGcag GTGCTTGGTTTGGATTTTTCGAGGGAACAATTGTTAATTGCCTCATCACGACAGCAAGAGAGGTCAAGTGCTTGCTACAAGAACATAGA GTGGCTGCAAGGTGATGCACTTAATTTACCATTCCCTAATGATACTTTTGATGCCATCACTATGGGCTATGGATTGAGGAATGTTACAGATAAAGAAAGGGCTGTACAAGAGATTTTCCGAGTTCTTAAACCAG GGTGTAAGGTTTCTATCCTTGATTTTAATAAAAGCAACCAACCAGTCACTGGATTGATACAG GTTGTTGCTCTGGATGCAGTAATTAATGATGCAAATcgaagaaaagaaatttctcgtaatatttttattatcataatCCAGGAATGGATGATAGACAATGTGGTTGTTCCGGCTGCTACTGTCTATGGTCTGGCAGACGAGTACAAATACCTGAAAAGCTCAATTCAGGAATTTCTGACTG GAAAGGAATTGGAGCAGCTTGCTCTTGCCATTGGATTTTCAGATGCCAAGTTTTACGAGATTGCTGGTGGACTGATGGGTAATTTGGTGGCTACTTGCTAA